One part of the Marinobacter sp. M3C genome encodes these proteins:
- a CDS encoding SLC13 family permease produces the protein MEWQGIVTLITLFSVLSTLSFTRVSADLVLMAALAFLLITGILGPVDALAGFGNPGVITIATLYVVAAGLKETGAVQWIAQRLLGHPKTEKGAQLRMIAPTSILSGFMNNTAVVAMFIPAIQDWAQRLGIPASKLLLPLSYAAILGGTCTLIGTSTNLVVDGMLQARMNISLGLFELAWVGIPILLIGGAFLVLFASRLLPDRGGLKEELDQVREYGVEVEVMSPGPLIGRTIAEAGLRALSYGYLTEIDRGGRLITAVEPDRTLQSGDKLYFVGAPECASELRRIRGLKPVYGSVHKLDLENHQRCLVEVVLGQEFPALGKTVRDSRFRTRFNAVILSLSREGKRVPGKLGDITFKMGDTLLLEASHQFVEQYRFRRDFLLVSALNDSTPPDFRKAPLAMGILLAMVLVSATGMLQIMEAAFLAAGAMIMFGCITASRARRSVDLPVLVVIAASFALGNAMTETGAAVWVAGGLLGFGELTPWIALALIYILTAVFTEVITNNAAAVLMFPIALALSEQLGVNFLPYAIAVMFAASASFITPLGYQTNLMVYGPGRYKFTDYIRIGLPLSLLVGSVAIGLIPLVWSFHG, from the coding sequence CTTTCTTTTACCCGCGTTTCCGCCGATCTGGTTCTAATGGCGGCGCTTGCGTTCCTGTTGATCACCGGCATTCTGGGCCCTGTTGATGCGTTGGCAGGCTTTGGTAATCCTGGTGTTATCACCATTGCTACGCTGTATGTAGTAGCCGCCGGGTTGAAGGAAACGGGGGCCGTGCAATGGATAGCGCAACGTTTGTTGGGCCATCCCAAAACTGAAAAGGGTGCCCAGCTGCGAATGATTGCGCCCACCAGCATTCTTAGCGGTTTTATGAACAACACCGCAGTGGTTGCCATGTTTATACCGGCCATTCAGGACTGGGCTCAACGGCTTGGTATTCCCGCTTCCAAGCTGTTGTTGCCCTTGAGTTACGCCGCCATTCTGGGTGGTACCTGCACCCTGATTGGCACCAGCACTAACCTGGTGGTGGACGGCATGCTCCAGGCTCGGATGAACATCAGCCTTGGGTTGTTTGAACTGGCTTGGGTTGGTATTCCTATACTGCTGATTGGCGGGGCTTTTCTGGTTTTGTTTGCGTCCCGGCTGTTACCAGACCGCGGGGGCTTAAAAGAAGAGCTGGACCAGGTTCGTGAATACGGTGTGGAAGTAGAGGTGATGAGCCCCGGCCCGTTGATTGGTCGCACCATTGCTGAAGCGGGTTTACGTGCTTTGAGCTACGGCTACCTTACGGAAATTGACCGTGGCGGCCGCCTGATTACAGCTGTGGAGCCAGACCGAACCCTGCAATCGGGCGACAAACTCTATTTTGTGGGTGCACCGGAATGTGCCAGTGAATTACGCCGAATCCGGGGCCTCAAACCGGTTTACGGCAGTGTTCACAAACTGGATCTGGAAAATCATCAGCGTTGCCTTGTGGAAGTGGTGCTCGGGCAGGAGTTTCCCGCGCTGGGCAAAACCGTTCGAGACAGCCGCTTCCGCACCCGTTTCAATGCCGTGATCCTTTCGTTATCCCGTGAAGGTAAGCGGGTACCCGGTAAACTGGGGGATATTACCTTTAAAATGGGGGATACCCTGTTACTGGAAGCCAGCCACCAGTTTGTTGAGCAGTACCGTTTTCGGCGGGATTTTCTGCTGGTCAGCGCCCTGAACGACTCCACTCCGCCGGATTTTCGTAAGGCACCGCTGGCGATGGGTATTTTGCTGGCGATGGTGTTGGTAAGCGCAACCGGGATGCTTCAGATCATGGAAGCGGCGTTCCTGGCCGCCGGGGCGATGATTATGTTTGGTTGCATCACGGCGAGCAGGGCAAGGCGCAGTGTGGATTTGCCGGTTCTGGTGGTGATTGCTGCTTCGTTTGCCTTGGGCAACGCCATGACTGAAACCGGGGCTGCTGTGTGGGTAGCGGGTGGCTTGCTGGGTTTCGGCGAGTTGACGCCCTGGATTGCCTTGGCCTTGATTTACATTCTGACGGCGGTATTCACCGAGGTAATTACAAATAACGCCGCTGCTGTTTTGATGTTTCCCATCGCCCTGGCGCTTTCAGAACAACTGGGGGTGAATTTCCTGCCCTATGCGATAGCCGTCATGTTTGCGGCATCGGCGTCTTTTATCACGCCCCTTGGTTACCAGACCAATCTGATGGTCTATGGTCCAGGGCGCTATAAGTTTACTGACTATATTCGTATTGGTCTGCCGCTGAGTTTGCTGGTGGGGTCTGTGGCGATCGGGTTAATCCCGTTGGTTTGGTCGTTCCACGGATAG
- a CDS encoding transposase, which yields MPRRLRICPTGMPQHVIQRGNNRQIFFQDLADRATYAMYLSRYQHKFEVDVHAWVLMTNHTHLLVTPNTDTALSDLMKAVGQNYAQYYNHKHGRSGTLWDGRFKSCLVDTEQYFLQCQRYIELNPVKAGLVAYAGDYQWSSYNCHAYGMRSKLHTPHECYLNFQPDPDKRFVSYRSFVASPAPEGMADQIHHAAISGKALGSEEFQERMARFR from the coding sequence ATGCCCCGCCGACTACGGATTTGTCCGACCGGGATGCCCCAGCATGTGATTCAGCGGGGCAATAACCGGCAGATTTTTTTTCAGGATTTGGCCGATCGCGCCACTTACGCCATGTATCTTTCGCGCTACCAGCACAAGTTCGAGGTAGATGTTCACGCCTGGGTGCTGATGACCAATCACACGCACCTGCTGGTTACGCCGAACACGGACACCGCACTCTCTGACCTCATGAAGGCCGTGGGCCAGAACTATGCCCAGTATTACAATCACAAACATGGTCGCTCTGGGACTCTGTGGGACGGTCGATTCAAATCTTGCCTGGTGGATACCGAGCAGTATTTTCTGCAGTGCCAGCGCTATATCGAGCTGAATCCGGTGAAGGCAGGGCTGGTGGCTTATGCCGGCGACTATCAATGGTCCAGTTACAACTGCCACGCTTATGGCATGCGCTCCAAACTGCACACACCGCACGAGTGTTACCTGAATTTTCAGCCGGATCCCGACAAGCGCTTCGTGAGTTACCGGTCGTTTGTCGCCAGCCCCGCGCCGGAGGGCATGGCCGATCAGATTCACCATGCGGCGATTTCCGGGAAGGCGCTGGGGTCGGAGGAGTTTCAGGAGCGTATGGCCCGGTTTCGCTGA
- a CDS encoding type II toxin-antitoxin system HipA family toxin has product MNFTPVRKLTVWRTFSDGQQARVGGLAQNRQGVFFQYDADYLAQFSPLSPFTLKWNATVQRAPRELHGGLPGVFADSLPDGWGLLLMNRVFRQQGVLPAQVTQMDRLAFVGSSGSGALSYTPVADFAPAIDDKPVNMAELGLHAQSVFDGKTTDVLADLVTAGSSAGARPKAQLYFSAGDYGVCRTRAKAGDEAWLVKFTSANLPLRHEEGLCEAVYLSLAERAGLQPPRWQLLAAPGESGARAWLTVERFDRVWRADDVPGCVHLHSACGLLDADFRAPSLDYEDLIKASGQLCRGAKAAQLQFLRAVFNLFALNQDDHSKNWAFLQSDDGDWQPAPFYDVTFSPGRFGEHSTAYGGFGKKPPLKALQKLAAEAGYANWRQARQEIQHVVDALAGFSAVATALGVGAETTRLIQQQLDQTYQQNSGILGA; this is encoded by the coding sequence GTGAACTTTACGCCTGTTCGCAAGCTGACAGTCTGGCGTACGTTCAGTGATGGGCAGCAAGCCCGGGTTGGTGGGCTGGCGCAGAACCGACAAGGTGTGTTTTTTCAGTATGATGCGGACTATCTGGCGCAATTCAGCCCGCTTTCGCCTTTTACCTTGAAGTGGAATGCGACTGTACAGCGGGCACCACGAGAGCTCCATGGTGGCTTGCCCGGGGTATTTGCCGATTCCCTGCCTGATGGCTGGGGATTGTTGCTCATGAACCGGGTGTTTCGCCAACAGGGCGTTTTGCCGGCGCAGGTAACACAGATGGACCGGCTGGCGTTTGTGGGTTCCAGTGGCAGTGGCGCGCTGAGTTATACGCCAGTGGCGGATTTTGCGCCTGCGATAGATGACAAGCCGGTCAACATGGCTGAGTTGGGGCTCCACGCGCAATCCGTGTTTGATGGGAAAACCACCGATGTGTTGGCAGATCTGGTCACGGCAGGCAGCTCGGCGGGCGCCCGGCCAAAGGCTCAGCTGTATTTTTCAGCAGGAGATTATGGCGTTTGTCGGACCCGCGCAAAGGCAGGCGATGAAGCCTGGCTGGTGAAGTTTACCTCGGCCAACTTGCCGCTGAGGCACGAAGAAGGATTGTGTGAGGCGGTTTACTTGTCGCTGGCAGAGCGAGCGGGTTTGCAGCCTCCCCGTTGGCAGTTGCTTGCCGCCCCGGGTGAATCCGGTGCCAGGGCCTGGCTTACGGTTGAGCGGTTTGACCGGGTATGGCGCGCCGATGATGTGCCGGGCTGCGTGCATTTGCACAGCGCCTGTGGCTTGCTGGATGCTGATTTCCGCGCGCCCAGTCTGGATTATGAGGATTTAATCAAAGCCAGCGGCCAGTTGTGTCGTGGCGCTAAGGCTGCACAGTTACAGTTCTTGCGGGCGGTGTTTAATCTGTTTGCCTTGAATCAGGATGATCACAGCAAAAACTGGGCTTTTCTGCAAAGTGATGATGGCGACTGGCAGCCCGCGCCATTTTACGATGTAACCTTCAGCCCCGGCCGTTTTGGTGAGCACAGTACGGCTTATGGAGGTTTTGGTAAAAAACCGCCGTTGAAGGCGCTGCAGAAACTGGCCGCTGAAGCGGGTTATGCCAATTGGCGGCAGGCTCGCCAGGAAATACAGCACGTGGTGGATGCACTGGCCGGGTTTTCAGCGGTGGCAACAGCGCTTGGGGTGGGCGCCGAGACCACCCGGTTAATACAGCAGCAGCTCGATCAAACGTATCAGCAGAACAGTGGGATTCTGGGTGCTTGA
- a CDS encoding helix-turn-helix transcriptional regulator: MGYKAAIIALNGLLVTQMAKTSARTHSRYNRAALQLLAGMIRSERLKQRLTTQEVADRAGISRSMLQRVEKADPACAIGSVFEVATVLSVPLFEQDVQALDKALVATQQTLALLPKSAHKPRKEVDDDF, encoded by the coding sequence GTGGGTTATAAGGCAGCCATAATAGCTTTAAATGGTTTATTAGTGACTCAAATGGCAAAAACCTCTGCTCGTACACATTCCCGGTACAATCGTGCGGCCTTGCAGCTTTTGGCGGGTATGATTCGTTCAGAGCGGCTGAAGCAAAGGCTCACCACGCAGGAAGTGGCCGACCGAGCCGGAATTTCTCGCAGTATGCTGCAACGGGTAGAGAAGGCAGATCCCGCCTGTGCGATTGGTTCAGTGTTCGAAGTTGCTACGGTTCTTTCAGTCCCCCTGTTTGAACAAGACGTTCAAGCGCTCGACAAAGCCTTGGTAGCCACACAACAAACTCTGGCATTGCTGCCAAAATCGGCTCATAAACCACGGAAGGAAGTAGACGATGATTTCTGA
- a CDS encoding XRE family transcriptional regulator translates to MVSLVSGRDVQAALAGYVQQRRKALKWSRAALAERSTVPAPTIKKFETTGQISLRQFLLLWQCVDDLQRVQSLTQGPEQKPLPRTLDEVLAQ, encoded by the coding sequence ATGGTTAGTCTTGTATCAGGGCGAGATGTTCAGGCCGCATTGGCGGGCTACGTGCAGCAGCGCCGGAAGGCGCTGAAGTGGTCGCGGGCGGCGTTGGCTGAGCGCAGCACGGTGCCAGCGCCTACGATCAAGAAATTTGAAACCACGGGGCAGATCTCACTGCGGCAGTTTTTGTTGTTGTGGCAATGTGTAGACGATCTTCAGCGTGTTCAAAGCCTGACTCAGGGCCCTGAACAAAAGCCGCTTCCGCGCACCCTGGATGAGGTGCTTGCCCAGTGA